One genomic window of Cannabis sativa cultivar Pink pepper isolate KNU-18-1 chromosome 2, ASM2916894v1, whole genome shotgun sequence includes the following:
- the LOC115718919 gene encoding large ribosomal subunit protein bL17c: MGFCANAIAPTSSNGGIWSMASLKSSLPSISPSSSSSSLRLPVASAAFPSFSPSGFRPSSRPKPKVVLRSFSGLAPLHTDLFNIASSEMNSFEHRFAMIDNGGRISAMRHGKRIPRLSRPADQRKALLRGLTTQLLKYGRIKTTRARASAMRKYVDKMITLAKDGSLHKRRQALGFIYEKQIVHALFAEVQDRYGERNGGYTRIIRTLPRRGDNAPMAYIELV; the protein is encoded by the exons ATGGGGTTTTGCGCAAATGCAATTGCTCCCACTAGCAGTAATGGCGGAATATGGAGCATGGCGTCTCTGAAGTCATCCTTGCCTTCCATTTCTCcatcttcttcgtcttcttcgcTTCGCCTTCCGGTGGCTTCTGCTGCTTTCCCGTCTTTTTCTCCATCTGGGTTTAGGCCGTCGTCTCGCCCCAAACCCAAAGTGGTTCTTCGCTCTTTTTCTGGTCTCGCTCCTCTTCATACCGACCTCTTCAACATTGCTTCTTCAG AAATGAACAGCTTTGAGCATCGATTTGCCATGATCGACAATGGGGGCCGAATTTCTGCCATGAGACATGGCAAGCGAATCCCCAGACTCAGCAGGCCAGCTGACCAACGTAAAGCACTGCTTCGAGGTCTTACAACTCAGCTTCTGAAGTATGGTCGAATCAAAACTACTAGAGCAAGGGCAAGCGCGATGAGGAAGTATGTTGATAAGATGATCACTCTAGCAAAAGATGGTTCTCTTCACAAGAGGAGACAAGCTCTTGGCTTCATCTATGAGAAACAGATAGTCCATGCCCTGTTTGCAGAAGTACAGGATAGGTATGGAGAGAGAAATGGAGGTTACACAAGGATTATCAGAACTCTGCCGAGGCGAGGGGATAATGCTCCTATGGCCTACATTGAGCTTGTCTAG
- the LOC115718918 gene encoding uncharacterized protein LOC115718918 has product MSGVATLGQGCSAATASMATHFQNPMLLHQTQGGKSIISLPMSANRNCNSFFSFNSNASPPSLALAVKPSSVKTAVAAVDSDQISSSDSQEKGEAKKYYFVVANAKFMLDEEEHFKELMYERRRLFEERNMEQDFWLVIEPKFLDKFPNITKRLKRPAVALVSTNGPWITFMKLRLDRVLAESYEAESPEEALASNPTDIKFDKPEKWVAPYQKYEYGWWETFLPQTGTKEEAKV; this is encoded by the exons ATGAGCGGTGTGGCGACTCTCGGTCAAGGGTGCTCGGCAGCCACAGCTTCGATGGCTACCCATTTTCAGAACCCAATGCTTCTCCACCAAACCCAAGGAGGCAAATCGATAATATCGCTTCCCATGTCTGCTAATCGCAATTGCAACTCTTTCTTCTCCTTCAATTCCAACGCTTCACCTCCGTCATTAGCACTCGCAGTCAAACCCTCCTCAGTCAAGACCGCCGTCGCTGCAGTCGACTCCGACCAAATCAGCTCCTCCGATTCCCAAGAGAAG GGAGAAGCAAAGAAGTATTATTTTGTGGTTGCGAATGCGAAATTCATGCTTGATGAGGAAGAACATTTCAAAGAGCTTATGTATGAGAGGCGTCGTCTGTTTGAAGAGAGGAACATGGAGCAGGATTTCTGGCTTGTGATCGAGCCTAAGTTCTTGGATAAATTCCCAAACATTACTAAAAGATTGAAGAGACCTGCTGTGGCTCTGGTTTCCACCAATGGCCCCTGGATCAC ATTCATGAAACTGAGATTGGACAGAGTATTAGCTGAGAGTTATGAAGCTGAGAGTCCTGAAGAGGCATTGGCTTCTAATCCTACTGATATTAAGTTTGACAAACCTGAAAAATGGGTGGCTCCATATCAAAAGTATGAATATGGTTGGTGGGAGACCTTTTTGCCCCAAACTGGAACCAAAGAGGAAGCCAAAGTATAG
- the LOC115720478 gene encoding reticulon-like protein B2 isoform X1 codes for MMDSGVDMDIADCDFLSDKGDSDVDNDIPDDEYSSDPEINKYYVHCITCRNRLFGRQRPLHLVIGGGLAADVILWRNKETSACVLAGATVVWLLTEWIGYQFFTLFCNTLLITFTLLFLWSNLATYTNFVLCCIYRLPPQLPNITLPEGSLVGPALLLRCEYHRALRTFNKVIFGADFKRFLKMVGALWILSICGSRFNFLTLFYLVTVILLTVPMLYENFEDNVDSFAEKALLEIRNKYAQLDQSVFQKLKNGINNC; via the exons atgatGGATTCGGGAGTGGACATGGATATTGCTGATTGTGATTTTTTGAGCGACAAAGGTGATAGTGATGTTGATAATGATATCCCTGATGATGAATACTCATCTGATCCTgagattaataaatattatgttcattgtattacttgtcgAAATCGCTTATTTGGTCGCCAAAGACCTCTTCATTTGGTCATCGGTGGTGGCTTAG cCGCTGACGTCATACTTTGGAGGAACAAAGAAACATCAGCATGTGTACTTGCTGGTGCAACGGTTGTATGGCTTCTAACAGAATGGATTGGTTACCAATTCTTTACATTGTTTTGCAATACTCTCTTAATCACATTCACCTTACTTTTCCTTTGGTCCAATCTAGCCACTTATACCAATTTTGT TTTGTGCTGTATATATAGGTTACCCCCTCAATTGCCAAATATCACATTACCTGAAGGCTCACTAGTGGGACCTGCTCTTTTGCTGAGATGTGAGTATCATCGAGCTTTGAGAACCTTTAATAAAGTAATTTTTGGGGCAGATTTTAAAAGATTTCTTAAG ATGGTTGGAGCTTTGTGGATTCTCTCGATTTGTGGTAGCCGGTTCAACTTTTTAACTCTCTTTTACTTGG TGACCGTAATATTGCTGACTGTGCCAATGCTTTATGAGAACTTTGAAGACAATGTGGACAGCTTTGCCGAGAAGGCACTACTTGAGATAAGAAATAAGTATGCGCAGTTGGATCAAAGTGTATTCCAAAAACTTAAAAATGGTATTAACAACTGCTGA
- the LOC115720478 gene encoding reticulon-like protein B2 isoform X2, whose protein sequence is MMDSGVDMDIADCDFLSDKGDSDVDNDIPDDEYSSDPEINKYYVHCITCRNRLFGRQRPLHLVIGGGLAADVILWRNKETSACVLAGATVVWLLTEWIGYQFFTLFCNTLLITFTLLFLWSNLATYTNFVLPPQLPNITLPEGSLVGPALLLRCEYHRALRTFNKVIFGADFKRFLKMVGALWILSICGSRFNFLTLFYLVTVILLTVPMLYENFEDNVDSFAEKALLEIRNKYAQLDQSVFQKLKNGINNC, encoded by the exons atgatGGATTCGGGAGTGGACATGGATATTGCTGATTGTGATTTTTTGAGCGACAAAGGTGATAGTGATGTTGATAATGATATCCCTGATGATGAATACTCATCTGATCCTgagattaataaatattatgttcattgtattacttgtcgAAATCGCTTATTTGGTCGCCAAAGACCTCTTCATTTGGTCATCGGTGGTGGCTTAG cCGCTGACGTCATACTTTGGAGGAACAAAGAAACATCAGCATGTGTACTTGCTGGTGCAACGGTTGTATGGCTTCTAACAGAATGGATTGGTTACCAATTCTTTACATTGTTTTGCAATACTCTCTTAATCACATTCACCTTACTTTTCCTTTGGTCCAATCTAGCCACTTATACCAATTTTGT GTTACCCCCTCAATTGCCAAATATCACATTACCTGAAGGCTCACTAGTGGGACCTGCTCTTTTGCTGAGATGTGAGTATCATCGAGCTTTGAGAACCTTTAATAAAGTAATTTTTGGGGCAGATTTTAAAAGATTTCTTAAG ATGGTTGGAGCTTTGTGGATTCTCTCGATTTGTGGTAGCCGGTTCAACTTTTTAACTCTCTTTTACTTGG TGACCGTAATATTGCTGACTGTGCCAATGCTTTATGAGAACTTTGAAGACAATGTGGACAGCTTTGCCGAGAAGGCACTACTTGAGATAAGAAATAAGTATGCGCAGTTGGATCAAAGTGTATTCCAAAAACTTAAAAATGGTATTAACAACTGCTGA
- the LOC115720479 gene encoding cytochrome P450 714C2, with amino-acid sequence MGQFDEYSNIFMCVALMGMISLLVRLYKSLVANPRRLRSLMTKQGLTGPPPSFLLGNIMEIKNSKSAASRLSAALSAGESPLQHNCANILFPFFEKWRKQYGEVFIFSLGNTQILYVNEADMVREITTCTSLDLGKPLYQAKERGALLGQGILTSNGAVWAHQRKVLAPQLYMDKVKGMVSLITECATCLVDTWKNMVGGSSAEIKIDWYMRRFSGDVISKACFGSNYGKGEEIFQKLRSIQESLSKKMFLTGVPGMRYVPTKSNREVWGLEAEVGRLIIEVVKERKKVGLFGYEKDLLQMVMEGAENSNKQVIGEGEEARERFIVDNCKNIYLAGYETTAVSATWCLMLLAANQDWQHRVRQELLHHLSQTHTHTHTPINYHMLRNLKQLTMVINEALRLYPPVTVVSREAFKDMKFGDINVPKGVNVWIMVLTLHTDPEIWGPDSYKFNPNRFANGITGACKLPHLYMPFGMGPRVCLGQNLAMVELKLLLAFLLSNFSFALSPAYRHAPTLRLVVEPEHGVDLLVTKL; translated from the exons atggGCCAGTTTGATGAGTACTCAAACATATTTATGTGTGTGGCTCTAATGGGAATGATAAGCCTTTTGGTTCGTTTATACAAGTCATTAGTGGCCAATCCACGGAGGCTTCGTTCTCTGATGACGAAGCAAGGCCTCACCGGACCACcaccctcttttcttcttggaAATATTATGGAGATAAAGAATTCTAAGTCCGCCGCGTCTCGCCTTTCTGCCGCCCTCTCGGCCGGAGAATCTCCTCTCCAACACAACTGTGCTAACATTCTCTTTCCTTTCTTTGAGAAATGGAGAAAGCAATACG GTGAAGTATTTATATTTTCACTTGGGAACACACAAATATTATACGTGAATGAGGCAGATATGGTGAGGGAGATCACCACATGCACATCCTTGGACTTAGGGAAGCCATTGTATCAAGCCAAGGAGCGAGGTGCTCTGCTCGGTCAGGGAATTCTCACTTCAAACGGTGCCGTTTGGGCCCACCAGAGAAAAGTCCTTGCTCCTCAACTTTACATGGACAAAGTCAAA GGAATGGTGAGTTTGATTACGGAATGTGCCACGTGTCTTGTGGACACGTGGAAGAATATGGTTGGAGGAAGTAGTGCGGAAATAAAGATTGATTGGTACATGAGAAGGTTCTCTGGAGATGTTATATCGAAAGCCTGCTTTGGAAGCAATTATGGTAAAGGAGAAGAGATTTTTCAAAAGCTTCGATCCATCCAAGAGTCTTTGTCCAAGAAAATGTTCTTAACTGGTGTTCCTGGCATgag ATATGTACCAACAAAGAGTAACAGAGAAGTGTGGGGTTTAGAGGCAGAGGTGGGAAGACTGATAATTGAAGTAgtgaaggagagaaagaaagtTGGGTTATTTGGGTACGAGAAAGATTTGCTTCAAATGGTTATGGAAGGAGCAGAGAATAGTAATAAGCAGGTTATTGGGGAAGGAGAAGAGGCCAGAGAGCGTTTCATAGTAGATAATTGTAAGAACATTTACTTGGCTGGCTACGAAACCACTGCTGTTTCTGCCACGTGGTGTCTCATGCTCTTGGCTGCCAATCAAGATTGGCAACATCGTGTTCGACAAGAGCTTCTTCACCATCTCTCCCAAACTCACACTCACACTCACACTCCTATTAATTATCACATGCTTCGCAACCTCAAACAG CTAACAATGGTGATTAACGAAGCACTGAGGCTTTATCCACCTGTGACGGTGGTGTCAAGAGAGGCCTTCAAGGACATGAAGTTCGGAGACATTAACGTACCCAAGGGCGTGAACGTGTGGATCATGGTGCTCACCCTACACACCGACCCCGAAATATGGGGCCCCGATTCCTACAAGTTCAACCCGAATAGATTCGCCAACGGCATCACTGGCGCGTGCAAGCTACCTCATCTCTACATGCCCTTTGGGATGGGCCCCCGGGTGTGCCTAGGCCAGAACTTGGCCATGGTCGAGCTCAAGTTGCTTCTTGCTTTTCTCCTGTCCAACTTCTCCTTTGCCCTCTCTCCCGCGTACCGCCACGCGCCGACTCTTAGATTGGTAGTAGAGCCGGAGCACGGCGTTGATCTTTTGGTCACCAAGTTGTAG